GAACGTGGGAGTCAACCTATGGCGCGGTCTTGAAGGCTAATGAGGCGTCGATACGACCTTACGCACCCAAAGCTACCACGAACCATCAATTGGCCGCGTAAACTCGCGCCCTGGCGAGACGACACCCGTCGCGACATGGCGCATTTCGATTGGAGGTTGCCGACCAAGATCTTGGTGCTTCCAATGAAATTGTTGACACACACTTTGAGCCCTACGTTACGCGTCGTCCAGGCGGGACCGGCTTGGGGCTTTCCATTGTCCGTCGCATTGCGGTTGCTCATGATTGGGACGCGGGATCCGAGCCTGACCACAAAGGTGGCAGCGTCTTCGGGATCGACGGGATCCGAAACGCGTGATTCGCCAAGAATCCATCGGTTGCATTGATGCCAACGAAACGCTTGAAACACCCATGAAAAAAAGCTCCGCAACCAAACCCGGTTCCGCCCCGCCTGCATTGATGGTCGT
This is a stretch of genomic DNA from Rubripirellula tenax. It encodes these proteins:
- a CDS encoding ATP-binding protein; its protein translation is MARRHPSRHGAFRLEVADQDLGASNEIVDTHFEPYVTRRPGGTGLGLSIVRRIAVAHDWDAGSEPDHKGGSVFGIDGIRNA